TGTGTACACGCGTGCGCATCCATCCAGCTTGTGACTGAGTCATGTTTGCCATTTATGTTTGTGTGGACAGGTTGTGTTTTGGAGGCTCGAGAAGGCTTTCTTCTTTTCAAGCAGTCCCCATGGCCTCCATACGCTGTTTGTGATGTCACCCTCTGCTCTTTTTGtgtgcttttcaaggcaagagacattcagaggtggtttgccattggttgCCTCTGCATCGCAACCCTCCTATTTCTTAGGGATCTCAGATCCATATACTATAGCCAGGGCtatccctgtttagcttctgagatttgacaatgGGCTACCCTGTGCTATTCAGGTCAGTGCATACTTTAGTGTGTGCTTAATCTATATATCAATATCTTATATCTTAGTGGAAGGTAGAAAGAGGAGCTATTGCTTGAATCTCATTCTTTCAAACTATCAAGAATCAGCCTCAGGTACCTCAACTTATAATATACAGACTCCTCAATGATATGGACATATTTTCCTGCTCTGGTATCAAACTAGTCCTTGCAGATGGATCTTGCTCTACATTTAGGAAGGGAACTTGAGTCATTCATTTTCTATGCCCTCTTATTCCACAAGTTCAAATAAGAGTTGTGGCAATAACTCTGGACAAAAATGTGTGCAGATGTCTTTTTCTGAGTCAGGTGCCACCACAGAATAAGTCCCTCCCCTGTGATTATTAACATTGTAAGTGTCATCCTAGCTAACCCCCAGTGGATGGCAGGAGGCACCACAAGTGAAATATAGAACAAAACAAGAAATGGGTATAAGACCCCTAAAGCTTGTTTGATGAAATCAGGGGCAAACAGTCCTTTGTCACTCTGATCTCTctgagaccatttacacactgggaacttcactgccccacctcccatgcaggagcacatatTGGGGCAATTgtggtgcaccgggccaaatgctcccccatgtgggtgcaggaagaggtggggcaacctgccatgactcaaactccagcctgcaacctggcatgaaacctccagtgcttaAACGGTCTGAGAGTTTTAGGACAGGCATTGAAAGTTGCTTAGGGGCATCAGTGGAAATGAACTAGAAACAGCAATACATTTGAACTGTGGGAAATATAAAGACATAGGCAAATCCCATTATACCTCAGGGTGAAAAGTCAGAATGCCCGCCAACTCACAGAACGGCTGTTCAATGCAAAGCTGACTGCCTGATGCTATGACATCGAAAGTCACTGAAGAAAATGGGGGAATGTGGATCTGTGAGAGAAATGTTGTCTTCCAGGTggtcctaatattactgcttttgATTGGCTTATGGCCTCATGCTGTGTGTGAGAAGACACAAACATGCAGAGCAAGTGACCACCTGCCCATTTTGCACATGCTTTAGCAACCAGGAGACCTTGTCATTGGAACAATTACCTCTCAGAACAGGGATTGTTTTGGGTAGCATGTTTTGCAATGATTTCAGCTCCTACGTAATAGGTCTATTAGTTTGTCTGCTTACTATCGGTTGAAAAGGATGTAGGCCTCCAACTTTGTCACAATCTGTATTCCCCAAAGACTTCTTTCCTATTGTAGAACCACAAGGGAATTTGCTGACCTGTTATAACTTTGGTCACAACAAATTCTCTTTTCAACTCACACAGTTTACAAGGTAGCAGGTGTGGGACCTCGAAGCAGTCCTCAGTAGTGTGCAATTATGTCCTGCCAAATTGTCTGAATGATTGGTTTCTTCCTAGTTTGCAATGGATTCCTGCAGGCACGATCGAGGGGAATaacatgaattttatttaagtggTATGAAATGATGACATTTTCTTCAGCATTGGTTCTAGAGATAGACACAGGGATCAGGTGATCAACTGAGTTCCCCATTCACTTTGTACTTTATGGTAGGTTTCCTTCGGCGATTACCATCatatattctttcttttctttttttaatcactTCTAGGTATAATATTGTAACGTATTTCTTCTCTTCAACCAATAACTTCAACATgtctggtttcttttttaatctAAATAAAAAATCAGCAGTGAAATAGCTAACAGCTACACCCAGTGCAATCCAAATGCTGCTCTTTGAAATGATATAATGCAATAGTTTTCATAACAGCTCTGACCAAATCTCCTCTGATCTAGTATGTTTTTTATGCttgaataataaaataagcaAAATTGATTTCCATTCTTTTTGTATGCTGATCTGTTTCTTACATATGCTGGGAGAACAAATAATTCTCATTGAGTGGCAGCAAGAAGACATTTCCTTctatgtcatttttttaaaccaaagaacCATCAGTCACATGAGGAATGATGTGTCAATAGTGGTTTGATGAAATATGGTGGCTAGAAAAGCAGCAGCTATCAGCTGGAAGGGAAGTCTCGTCAAGATGCTGCTGCTACTGATGCTCGTGCTGGTGTTGCCCTGCCATATAGTGTGTTGGACGTCTTCCATTAATTGCTCCATATATGACGACCCCTTTCCTATTCCTCACAATTTTTACCAGCCAGGGGACCTTCTTATTGGTGGGATCGCCACTCAAGTTGCTTACTTCAATAACCTGCCATCTTTCCTAGAACACCCATCACGTATGGTGCTTGATGAACCTGGGtaaggactctgattttctttctttgactTAATTTGTGTTCAGTCAGTGAGTAAGTAACCACTGGTGGACTTTCCATTCCATTTTATGTCTTTTGggtatattccacttttctctgcaatgggaacccaaagtgacttccattgctcttctctcttcctttttatcctttGTGAATCTCATCTCATCACTTTTACAGCAATTTTAGGTAACAATTGCAACCCACCTCCATTAGAGGGTTCCTAAGTGGATCTATAACTATTGTCCCAATATAGAAATCATGTGAACATCTGCCCTCTCTTCATTGTTTTGGACCCAAAGATGTGTTGCTGTATCTCGTCTCCCTCTAGAAGTAGCAGATAGTCACATCTGTCTGGTAAGGGGTATTTCACCATGTCCAAAAGAGGACTCTGGTAACAACTTTCTTTTTGGCATAACTTGGCTACAGATTCAGATTCAgtgtacctttattggcataaaattgcaaagcataaaatgaaaatttcaaacagttccagatgtaaaatctatcgtaaaacattttcatttaagattgccagtaaaaactttgctgcttttataataattgctgagtccctcacatttagtatcattgtAATCCAGtatttctcattaacacagctgaatttcaatttcttcagataattagctaatgggATAACCAGATTCTGGGCTCTGTCCACAACTTTATTAACGTAACTAAGCATGGGACATCATAAGTGGATCGTGCCTTGGTGATCAGTCGATCACCAGGCAGACATATTCCAGCAAGGTGCCCCCAATGTGGGGAGGTGAAATGCAGCAAGTAAAAAAATTGAAGTATGAATTCATATGAAAAATGATAGCAATCAAAAAAGTGAAAATGATTCCATATGAAATCAAACTTACATGAAAATGAGAGTCTCAgcaaaggcagagaaaaaaaCTCCAGACTTCTCTGTACCCTTCAAAGTCCCTGTCATTTACAGACAGAATTTTCATTGCGAAGCCGTATCAAATATATAATTGCTAAAGGCATAGCTAAAGAAACCAATTCATAAACTGGATGTTCAGTTGATAAACATTCTAAATGTAATTTTGATTGCTTTCCTAAATATTTTTTTGAAGGTCAGTCACAAAAAACTACCAGCATATCTTAGCCTTGGCATTTGCTGtaaaagagctgaatgagaatCCCAACTTCTTACCAAACATCAGTCTGGGGCTCTACATCCTCAACAGCTACAGCCTGGGAaggatgacttttaaggccaccctCAGCTTACTTTCTGCACAGCAGAAGCTGGTCCCTAACTTCAGCTGTGATAACCGGCAGAAAGTCATAGCTGTCATAGGAGGGCTTTTGTCTGACACCTCTGCTCATATGGCCTCAATCCTGAACGTGTACAAGACTCCTCAGGTAAGCTACAATCATGAAGGGGACATAGGGTTCAAAATTCTAGAATATTATGGAATATTCTGATTTTATTCTTATGAACAAAATTATTCTTATTTCTTTCAGCTCACTCATGGGTCTTTTTCCCTTACAAAGGCTGACAAACAACAATTTTCTTTCAtatatcagatggtgcctgatgacaCCTATCAGTACAGGGGAGCTGTACAGTTACTGCAACATTTTAGGTGGACTTGGATTGGGCTCCTGGCTATGGATGATGACAACGGAAACCAGTTTTTGCAGAGAATAGTACCTCTCCTGTCTGAGAACAGCATTTGTTCTGCATTCACATACAAATTACCAAAGACGACTTATCTAAAGGATATGTCAGAGCTGATTTTAAAACAAGCTGAATTGTACCCAGTTCTTATGGACAGCAAAACCAATGTATTTTTTGTGTATGGGGAAACTCCAGCCATGATAGTTCTAAGGATGACCCTTTATCTAgctacttttattttattgcctCCTCTGAGTAAAGTGTGGATAGTTACATCACactgggactttgagtcattCTCTGTCCAAAGAGTTTTAGATACAGACTCCCtccatggtgccctgtccttCACAGTCCATTCCAATCAGCCTCCAGGATTCCAAGAATTCCTGCACACCATCAGACCTTCCTGGGCTGGAGGAGATGGCTTCATTCAGAACTTTTGGGAGCAAGTATTCAGCTGTTCATTGACAAATAATCAAGAGGGTATGAAGAAAACCTGCAGTGGGGAGGAAAAACTAGAGAGCCTTCCTGgccctttgtttgaaatgcagatgactggccgcagctataatgtctacaacgCTGTCTATGCTGTGGCCCATGTTTTGCACTATGTCCACACACTTAGATCCATGCATAGAATACTGATGGAtgatgggatgctggatgttcAAAATATACAGCCGTGGCAGGTACAGCAATTATTCAAACTGGTCATCCCAGAGAGCCAGAAttctccccttttctctttctACTTTGCACATTCAGTCCTACCACCATCATAATAAATGCTTGCATCTTTTGAAAACTCTTAATCTTTCCTTATGCATGCATGATCTTAATCCTTTTAAACCTGCTTGCAAATTTTCCAGAAGTATATCtattctcttttttgttttattttctttttttcattctagTTACACAACTTTTTACAGAGAATCTTATTCAACAATAGTGCTGAAGAAACCATACAGTTTGATCAAGATGGCGAATTAGTTACTCTTTTTGATGTGACCAATTGGGTGACCTTCTCAAATGGGTCATTTGCTAGAGTGAAAGTGGGGCAACTGGATCCTCTGGCCCCTTCAGGCAAAGAGCTGACTCTGGCAGAGGATAAGATTGTGTGGCATAAAAGCTTTGACCAGGTGAGAAATAAAGTTGTCTGATTTTTCTCAACTCAAGTCCTTCTTTTCTGAGCAAGCCAGCTCCTTCTTTTGAAATGATGAATTGGGGGGGCTGGGGTGGAGTTATAATCAACCATGTTTTCTTCATGTGCCTCTTCCTAGTATTTTTCTGGAAGATTATAATATTTAGTCTCCTTAGAAATCATCTTGAAATATTCTGCCAGTGACTTGTTGCGCCCACATTGGGATACCTCAGGAAATCTGGGGTGTTAAGAGTCTGAAGAGATGTTTCAAGTCCAACTTGACAATAGATCCAAGAAATGTTCCAAGGGCACCTCCTCTGAACATGAATTTTGTGGAGAGGGATGAACAGGGCAAATTTATGATTAATTAGAGGTCAGGAAACAGTTTGTTCTCATTCCtagatttaaaaatatagaatGCAGGCATAGAAAATACAGCTGCCCTGAGAAACTATACTGATGAGGTTTATCTTGACTATATAACTGCACTAAGCAGTTTCTCATATGCAGAGCAAGTTATTGGTTGATGTCACTGAAGGATGATTCtaccaaataaaaaacaaatttatTGAAATTGTCAGGGCTTCAAAATCTGAATAATTAAACTGACCATTtaacgctgattctgtgaatgctgaaggggtgccaggttacagttgatgagcgatatggttgtgagtgtcctgcatagatgacccatgacccaactctattattatatgattctatgatccatacTGCATAAACCCCCTTGGTGCCTGTGCGATCCAAGCAAAAATTAAATGACCAGTATTGAGGAGGAAGATTTACATTTTTCAGTGCTTATTTTTAGTTAAAGATTTATATTTCTGCATCATGATGGAAGTAAAGCACTTTGTTAATTGCCACCTGTATATTACAGAGTAATTAACCACATTTCTctcaactcatggttgaccaatCACGGATCACTGGTGATGTCAAGGATATTCACCTGCTTGTTACAAAGTAATAACTTGTTTTCTCTGATGTCATAATTTCTTTCCCCTTGAAAAGAAAATTATGGTATACCACCCATTAATGATAAACTATTTGATGCTAGCCTCCCTTTATATTTATGGACAGGGGCCTCccatttctgtctgcaatgaCCC
The Paroedura picta isolate Pp20150507F chromosome 16, Ppicta_v3.0, whole genome shotgun sequence genome window above contains:
- the LOC143825160 gene encoding vomeronasal type-2 receptor 26-like, whose protein sequence is MLLLLMLVLVLPCHIVCWTSSINCSIYDDPFPIPHNFYQPGDLLIGGIATQVAYFNNLPSFLEHPSRMVLDEPGSVTKNYQHILALAFAVKELNENPNFLPNISLGLYILNSYSLGRMTFKATLSLLSAQQKLVPNFSCDNRQKVIAVIGGLLSDTSAHMASILNVYKTPQLTHGSFSLTKADKQQFSFIYQMVPDDTYQYRGAVQLLQHFRWTWIGLLAMDDDNGNQFLQRIVPLLSENSICSAFTYKLPKTTYLKDMSELILKQAELYPVLMDSKTNVFFVYGETPAMIVLRMTLYLATFILLPPLSKVWIVTSHWDFESFSVQRVLDTDSLHGALSFTVHSNQPPGFQEFLHTIRPSWAGGDGFIQNFWEQLHNFLQRILFNNSAEETIQFDQDGELVTLFDVTNWVTFSNGSFARVKVGQLDPLAPSGKELTLAEDKIVWHKSFDQGPPISVCNDPCQPGYTKSKKEGKKFCCYSCMLCPEGMVSGQKDMDACVKCPDDHYASDGHQECLPKTPTYLSYKEALGIILVTLAVSFSLVTALVLGTFMKYKNTPIVKANNRSLTYILLLSLLLCFLSSLLFIGEPGKVTCLLRQTTFGLIFCVALSTILAKTITVILAFMATKPGSHMRRWVGKKLAHSIVLCGSLIQVLICTLWICISPPFPQMNMHSQPKSIILECNEGSATMFYLVLGYLGFLASVSFTVAFLARKLPGSFNEAKFITFSMLVFCSVWFSFVPTYLSSKGKSMVAVEIFSILSCGVGLLGCIFFPKCYIILLRPEMNIREQIIRVM